AAGCGATTTCCTTGATAGTGGTATCGGGTGAGCTAAGAGCGTGTTGGGCACGACGCACACGGACTTGATTCCACTGTTCGGAGAGGCTGTGACCGAGGCGCTCTTTGCTCAGTCGATTGAGGTGAACGAGTGATAGGGAACATTTTTCGACAATTGGGGACGCTGGAAAGTCCCGGCCGTGATGGTTCTGGAGAAGATCAAGGGCTTGAGTCAGTCGTTGGTCGGTAGGGACCGGGACGTTGGAGGTGTGGCCTTCCTTCTCGAGGATCTCGACGAGTTCTTTCACCCAGATTCTCAGGAGAGCTTCACTTTGTAGGTAT
This DNA window, taken from Puniceicoccus vermicola, encodes the following:
- a CDS encoding helix-turn-helix domain-containing protein — translated: MERTSLELQKILQGDREAGITDFRWIKKLNASQYLQSEALLRIWVKELVEILEKEGHTSNVPVPTDQRLTQALDLLQNHHGRDFPASPIVEKCSLSLVHLNRLSKERLGHSLSEQWNQVRVRRAQHALSSPDTTIKEIAFDLGFKQPSHFTRWFRQHTGQTPKAYQQKARIAL